A window of Hordeum vulgare subsp. vulgare chromosome 5H, MorexV3_pseudomolecules_assembly, whole genome shotgun sequence genomic DNA:
AGGGACGGCGTCATTCTAGGCGTCATCGCAATGACATGGACCACAGCCAGTTGGGAGAACCAAGGCGATGCCGCGTATGTAGGTGTGCTCGTCACCCGCGTAGGGAGTGTCCGTATCGTAACAACAACACTGCGTGATATGTAATCATGCTATGTAgtttaatttcatcgtgatgtaatattcggaatatgtattttaatttaatcgtgatgtaatattcggaatatgtattttaatttcatcgtgatgtaatattcggaatatgtattttaatttaatcgtgatgtaatattcagaatatgtattttaatttcatcgtgatgtaatattcggaatatgtattttaatttcatcgtgatgtaatattcggaatatttaATTTAATTTCGTCGTGATTGCAGGTTATGGCTGAAATGCCCCAGCTTTTGAATGGTTATCACGACAACCACCACCGTTGCCAGCTTTTCATAAATCCAAATCATGTAAATCCTCCTCAGACCTTCCGGCTTCGAACTGTAAAGACACCCTGGTCAATACATAATCGGTTCCTTGAACACCTTGAGGCTTATGGACTCCTACATTTTGCGAACATCGCAGCTCGTCGAGGTATTTTTACTGCCGACCCATCCCTTTTGACATCCCTCGTTGATAGATGGAGACCGGAGACCCACACATTTCACTTTCGATGTGGAGAGCTTGCACCTACTCTAAAAGATGTGTCAATGATCACAGCTTTACAAAATAGAGATGTGCCAGTGGTACATCCACGAGTTTCTCCTAATTGGCCAGCAGATGTCTCTGCCCGTCTGAGGCTCGAAATGCCCATATCAGATTGTTCTGGTCCGCCTCGAGGTGTCCCACTCAGCTGGCTTCGTATTAACTTCGAAATTTTATCTACCCATGCTGATCCTGAGACAACGAAGAGACACTTGTTTGCATATTTGTTGTGGCTCTTGATGTGATGTTTCCTAATTCTCACGGGGAGGTAGTTTTTCCTGGTCTCATCTATTTTGCCGCAAAGATAGTAGACGAACCTTTACCCCAAAATCCACCATATAGCTTTGGTTCTGCTTTGCTTTCTCACACATACCGAGGGTTGTGTGATGCCACTCAAAAAACTGCATTCACATCTAAAGCTCCATTACTTTGTGTCTCCTACGAGTTTCTACAGTTGTGGTCCTGGGAATACTTACCTGTAGGACGACCGCAGATAGTAGAACCCGCAACCCCGTACAACTATGGTGAGGGTGTTGTAACTATGTCCAGTCGGTGGATGCTGGGTCGAAAAAATGGTCTACTAAAATTGCAAAAAATTGTTACCCCATATACCATGATCAGTTTGAGCTTCTTAACGACTCACTAATAACATGGAACCCGTGGACTGAGGCGCACATTGATATGGTATTTGGTTCGCAACACATGCCAGTGGAATGCGTGAGAGATAGTGCCTTTTGGATGACTCGCTGCAATTTACTCTATCTATGGTTTGTGGAACCGTATAATCCTGACCGTGTCATGAGACAGTTCGGTctatatcaagatattccaccaccggttccaagatgtatcgacgaagaaactcataagtaagtaagatgtgacctAGCTAAATAGATATTCCATCAACTATTCTTGAATTTTTTTGTTATCTATAATTACAGGATGAGCAATATGGGCAGATCTGGTGTGGACTGGAATGCAGAAAACATTGAATGGATAAATCAGTGGAATAATGAAGCTCTACAAAATATAGTGCCTCAGCAACGGTAATTTTACTAATGTTAATTTAATTATGTGCTTATAAAATACAGAATGTGATGTCAATTTAGTAATGTTAATTTATTTATGCAGAACGTACGATGCAACTACGACAGAAGCGTACTATAATTGGTATCGCATGAGCACGCGTACTAGACTGACGAGTGAACCACCTACGATGCCAACACATCCAACGCATATGGAACAGTTGCAGAGACGGATGGACACATCATCAGCTTACTATCGTGACTCCGCGGTAATAATCAACATCTTGCTATTCAGGTCCATCATTTCAGGAACAATTTAACCAACGAACAACGATTTTTTTCAGATTGATATTTGCACCCAAGTACAAGCGATGGCGAGGGAAGGAATGCGAGCCCAGGGAATTGATCCTAAAGGCAGGTCCTTCTTTAAAAAAATTAGCGAATTCGTGAGCACAAGGTTTACGAGATGCGGTACAGAGAACGACGTTGTCACTGCAGCGTACAACATTCCGGAACCGAGGTCAGCTAGACCGAGTGCGGCGCCGTCGTCGTCCATGCGGTGGGGAGAGGGTCCTAATACTACGCCGACACTTCCACGACATGACTCGTCTCTACCAATACATGGGCAGGCATCACAGGTAAATGCTCCAGATTTAGGTTCGACGCCCGAACAGACTCATTTCGTGGAGCAGGATGCATATACAGCATATGGCGCACACACTCAAGGATCTCAGCCATATCTGGCCACGCGAGGGATTAGGATGCCCGAGGAGAATCGTTGGGCTGAGACAAGCGAGGGAGCACAAAGCTACAACAGCGGTCAGGTATGTACAATTATAATAAGCAATTACATAACTTCTATTTACACATCTTTTTGCTACACACAGtttattttaaaaacattttGTCGTGGAGCAGAAAATTAATGATCCATCATGGGGAGATGAACATACCCAGCGTGGCGTACAGAAAGAAATACTCACAGAAACCCATGATACTCAATGCATGCTCCCAGGAATGATAAATGATTTTTTCGGGCAGGACGTTATTGGTCCATCTTATATCAATTCTGAGTCACAGTCATTCACCTACAATTTAgaatcatcatctcaatatggatttcagactccaccacctatgcatgagtcgcagacacaggaacacgagggacagtacggtcgtggtcttcgtgaacacagaccccctgatcgattgtcaccctccggtcatcgggcaaggccACCTGGTCGTCGTCGCATAGGGTGATTCGTCTATGTATGTGTGCGAACAATTGCATCTCTCTATGTCAGTTTCAAACTTTCAGATGTACGTACAAGACATCTATGTAGTTtcatgaaataaaagttctcgatatatttgaagttgcttccataaaataagatacataaaataagattcataaaataacatacataaaataacatacataaaataacatacattaagatgtagagttcataaaaaaaactacataaagtcgtcgtcatccttcgacgatgcagggctctcgccctttgacgaagcgctactcttggccttcgtcaatgatgcgctcttggccttcgtcgatgatgcgctcttggtactcggcatgaagatatcgtcttcgtcctcactaTCGTCAAAACATAAgaagggatgttttactccacctccaccgcgtatgtgttggcctttcttcttccatctctcattcaaccgcagaagttctttccgaatctcctcatatgtccttgcaggccaccccttcctagctaatgcgtgggcaacctcattcagtagcgtgtcactactgatgagttcgtcccatgaaactattctattatctatcttgaaattgctagctaagtgcagaagacactcggacataccactatgaaaactacgatcgaaaggataatgagacattttcagcacactccttacccaccttggtctggagggggttttgtaggtgcagcagagcgagacgaataactaatggcgggaaaacgaggagggaaagcgaggcgggaaagcgagggcgggaaagcgaggcgggaacaaaATAGCGGCAAAGCTATATGCGGGataaaatggcgggaaagcgaggcgggaaataaatggtgggataaaatgaacatacacgtagctgaaattaagatacccaTTGTGGAAACTAAGATACACATTACTGAAAATAAGATACAATTTGCCGAAATTAAGATACATCTtgcagaaattaagatacaactaagacaacttaacatacaataaaataaatctactgagtccaacgtggatattttccttttccatcaccagcttcttctgctgccttggcggcacgagccctttctctctttctctccctctcagcttcacgggcatgttcccgctgtctgtaaacctcctccagccgaagtttctcttcttgatttttccttttcatctcatcaagaaaagccctctgctccacacagtaatcttcccactctttcttctgctctgctttctcctctgcttcagccttctcacgacgctcttccaagtccaagctagcccatgcacgacgacctctttcacgaatctcggtcaccgccaagtccggcatttccgtgtcaatccaacgatagtacatgcagagaggaggaggagactaaaggatggatcagattcaagtaatcaataatatcaaataacaataatctggatgacttgagcataccggaggcctgacgtacgcagaaatagattcgggtggatcagattcataattggcgcacatgaaaaactccatgcccaaccaatctgaaaaatccgtcacctccttcaccttgcagacatctccgcaccaacatcgaactgcttccaccccccgaggcaagcttgcactctgcattttcctaggcctaatgctctgatccgaacaaggcaaactcatactgaCTATGGAGGTGCAAGTGCTTTGAAGTCTGGCTGATGGTGAAGAGAGTTTCACTCCCTGCCTTCTTTTATAGGCTCTGTCGGATGTCTACGCGGGAAAAAACGGCGCGAAAACGAGAAACTTCAGCGGGAAACTAAGGCGGGAAACTTAGTCGGGAAAATAACGCGGGAAACTTAGGCGGGAAAAAATTGCACAGCTCGTCCGTCGTTATCGCGTGCATGTGGAAGGAACAAATACAGCAGACAGCCTCAGTTAGTGCAATCAGCCTTTTAGGCCCTGCTTGGAATGCCGTTCTATTTTTACAAGTGCAATACTTTACAAAGGTGTGTATTATTTTTACaagtgtactccctccgttcctaaatataagtctttttaggtatattactagatgactacatacaaagcaaaatgacagaatctacattctaaaatgagtccatatacatccatatgtagtcttctagtacaaactcttaaaagacttatatttaggaaatcTCCCTCTGTAAAAAaaaactccctccgttcctaaatataaggcattttagagattgtacaataaactacatacggatgtacatagacatactttagagattGGAACGGAGGGACTACATCCAATACCGCATGCAAGTTAGAGCGGGAAAATTTAGCGCCGTTTGCAGACAGCAGCCTCGTAGTCAGCGAAATCAGCGTCGATGTCACACCAGCGCGGAGATTCGGCCGTCCGCCtggggtggtggcggcagggcccacccagGCTCTGTCCGTTACGGACCGGCGTGGCGGGAACGGGGTGGGCAGCCGGCCGCCTCAgctggtggcggcaggccccagccgcctcgggcggtggcggcaggtcccacagccgcctcgggcggtggcggcaggtgccacgtgccggctggcgcgcctgccgccaccaggggagggggTCCATTTCCTTTTTTGCATTCACAGGTGGTCTTTTCTGGCATTTGCGTTCGAgagggggtccttttggacaaaaattcctctagtagaaccctcaaacccttaaaacaaaaccaattttaagggttgagaattgcacatttttgacacttttaagagttgaaaaacaggggcaaagactagaaccctcaaacccagttataagggttgggtttgagggttctagtctttgccccaaccccaaaccttaaaactgtcatttcatatatcacacatttcatcacatttcatcatatgacatatcacaaattcaatcacatttgacataaaacaataatcattctagttatgATTACAGCACcaaataaaacaataatcattcaactTATTACAAAaatgtttgagcaaattacaaCATAAAACAATGTTTCACCAAATTACGacaattgttcgaatcaaataggacatagaaaagtaaaacaaagatacatcatgggccaatacgccgcccatccaactgccagtggtgctctactagatcatcccggAGACGACCATGAGTGGTTGCATCCTCAATCTCACGATGTGCTTGAAGAAAGGCATGTATGCGAGAAGGGTTTCTTTCCGGTTGCACACGGGTACCAACATTATCATAGAAACAAGATAGgtttaaccctctctcatcctctaggatcatgttgtgtagaatcacacaacatttcatgatgtTTACCAAGGTTTTTTTGTCCCAAAACCGAGCTGGACCCCGAACTATGGCAAACCTTGCTTGTAAAACACCAaaagctctctcaatatcttTGCGCGCTGCCTCTTGTGCCTTGGTGAAATGAGCCTCTTTTCTTGTTAAGGGCACCCCATTTTTCTCCTTGATGGACTTCACAGGAGTTGCCCATTCGGGATAGATGCCATCGGTGAGATAGTATCCCATTGAATACTCATTGTTCATGATTTTGTAGTTGCAAGCTGGAGCATCCCCAGAAATTAATATTTTGAACAATGGAGATCTATTgaggacattgatatcattgagtgttcccggcaacccaaagaatgcatgccaaatccatgtgtcctccaatgctacggcctcaagcacaatggtagcatcacggcttttaccgcaatacattccgtgccatgcctttgggcaattttttcacctccaatgcatgcaatcaagactaccaagcattcccggccatccccttttttcattcatttccattaatctctttgtatcttcctcgtttggtgcccgaagatacttctcaccatacaaccggatgaccaacttggcaaacctacggacggactccgtggttgtatcttccccaatgcgaagatactcgtcggtataatccgcgggtatgccataagcgagtacccgcattgccaccgatatcttttgatatgcactaaacccCATGATACCGGCGGCGGATCTACGACGTTTAAAGTAATAGGAGGCAGCCTCACAATCAttgacaatcttcacaaacaaactacgacgcattcggtaccttctgcgaaagagacgaggagggtatgtaggtacctccgcgaagtagtcttgcatcaaatgctcgtgtccgagagcacggttccggtagatggtgagtcgccccatcGTCGACCCTCTCCTCTGATCCATAAGCTTCAAGCGGTCTTCAAACGCTTGCACGTcgacgaggaggctcatcatctcaACGTCGTCATCTTGCATCAACTCGTCAATGTCCGAATCGTCGGATGACGACCAATCCGACGCATCGGACAACGAGTCCATCTACAATGTGAGTGGCAACAATTGTGAGTGCCAATGAAGCAAAAATGTAAAaatgaagcaaaaaagcaaaaatgCAAAAATGTATACCTAAATCTTCGGTGCTTCGGAGGGCCggccggggcggcggcgctgggagggGCTGCTGGGACGGGGCGACGCTGCTGAGGGCCGGCCGGGGCTGCGGAGAGCCGGCCGGCGGCGGCCGAGGGGAGGCcggggacggggcggcgctgcggaggggctgcggggacggggcggcgctgcggagggccgacggggacggggcggcgctgcggagggGCGGCAGCGGggcggggcagcggcggcggagggcggccggggcggggcggcggatgggcggcgggggcggccggagcggagcggcggcggcggcggatcgagGGGAGGGagctgaaacttccctcccgcgcTGGAGAGGAAGTGGAGTGGAGGTTGGGGGGAGTTTctccccccaaccctcacttctacaggctgcgaTGGCGTTTGCGGGTTGGACCTTTAagattttttacgggtttaagggtttaagggttctagtctacgtcgtgttgtcgacgaaaactgtaaaaaaaggttatttttaagggtttgagggttctactagacttgctctaaATCTCACGGCCCCTGTACCCATGCGCTGCTGCCACCCCATCAGGGCTTGTTTGGTTAATCCCAACAAAGaggggattggagaggattggaGGGATTGAAGTGGAATTTGACTGATAGGGGAGTTAATCCCTCCCAATCCCCTTCAATTCTCAAACAACCGAACAAGGCCTCACCGGTGCCTGCTCCTCGTCCCCATCCCCGGTGCGCGCCCCCGTCGGTTGTCTGATCTGCCTGTCGTCCTCGTCGCGTGCTATCATGACCGGGCTTACGCGGATATAAGTGTTGGAACCGTCAACTAAAAAAGCTTTAAATGTTGccaaaaaaagcttcaaccatagaCACATAAAGCTTCAATCGTCTCTGTCCAGCAAGGAAAGTTGTAACCATAGTTGCATTTTGCTACTACCGGCTAacttttttgctacatccatcaagGTGGACCTGCAACCTAGCGACGTCTGCGACgaatttttgctgcaaccgtagtTGCATTTTGCTATTATCGGCAAACTTTTTTGCTACTTCCATCAAGACGGTGTTGCGACCTCgcgataacgacgacgatgattttGCTGCAACCAGGTTTTTGCTGCATCCGTGGTCGAAGTTTGCTACATCGCTACTCATTTTTGCTACCATCAACGATTTTTGCTGCATGGCTCGATCTGACGGTCAACGGGGTTCGATATGATGGCTCGCGCGCGACCGACCAAAAGTTTCGGCCGACGCGTCGACGCAGATCAGTGCCCTTTTTAAAACGGTTTCGCTAGTGGCATAAGTATTGCACATCAAGTTTTATATCGTTGATCTTACATAAAGATTTGTgtgattattttttatttctttatatatatatatatatatatatatatatatatatatatatatttaatttAGTTATTTAGACGTGCAATAGCTAGGTCACATCTAGATATGTCCTAGACATATcctttttaaaattattttttgTATCATGTGAGTAAAATGCATTTTTAGTATCGGTTAAGACATCTTAACCCTCAAACATAGACGACGGCCGTATTGAGCTCGAGTTGCTCGGACATTCAAATAATGTGATGAGTGCCCTTTTCAAAACGGTTTCCCTAGTGACATAAGTATTGCACATCAAGTTTTATGTCGTTGATCTTACATAGATATTCGTGTGGGTACAAACATATTCTTTCTAAAATTATTGTTTGTGTCATCTGAGTAAAATGCATTTTTAGTGTCGGTTAAGACATCTTAACCCTCAAACGTAGACGACGGCCGTATTGGGCTCAAGTGGCTCAGACATCCAAAACCTTTCTGTCCGGTTTTAAATTTAGAGATGTCTAGAAGAGTCCGGACAAACCCTATCGAGTGTACGTGGATTTTTCACAAACCACCTCTCCTTTTTGGTTATCTATCTCCCGTTTCATACATCGTTGTCACCACTTGTCGGATGGATGACGAGGAGGCGAAATTATACTCTTCAAGAGGGGAAGGCAGGGCCATCGCTGGGCTATGCCACATAGGCTTTTACTGTATCAATTTTACCGTACGTACATAAAGAAGCAAAATAAGAAGCCAGCAATTGGATTGTTTCCTTTACCCAGGAAGGTAGCTTATCATTCAATCTATTATTTATTTTTACTTTATGCAAAAGTAGTGTATATTATATTTGATATGTTTATCTGTTTTTAGTTAACAGAAAGGGATAATCAACGTGTTTTTACTCTTTAGTGTGTAATTTAAGAGCAAAAACTGTTGTTTTTTGCACTTTCTTTACCCCCTCTTTCCACCTACTAACTTTCCTATTTTCTCAGTGAAAGCCTTATCCTAAATAATAATTCGATGCCATCTGTTATGAGCGATGGTGCACTGCAATGATCTATACATTTAGGTGAGCATCTCTGTTTAGTTCTTTTCTTACTATCATTTTGATTCAAGTATGCGTAGAATTTAGTCCGGATGTCTCACACAAAATAATTACTGATGTCCAGTGCATTCAGGCTGACTCAGGTTGTAAGCGGGCGAGATGCGGCTAGCGGGAGCAAACATTTTTAACGGACCACCTCGGCTGCCCGCCTCACACCGCTTAATTATTAACGAACAATGTGATAGTCTGCATATGCCTCATAAGACTGTGAGGCATATTTATCATAGTTAGCTGCTCTGCTTTGTCACAAAAAATAGTGAAGGACAAAGCATCGGTTGGGTCAGCAGCCTAGGAACAGTGCATCGATCTGGATAGCGAGAGAAAAACTGAAGCGATATTTCCACGCAACCTTTTCCTTTGCTATGAAGGAAACTGTCCACACACGTTAACGTCATCCTCTCGCTATCTTCTCCATCAGACCACGCACGTCAAAGGGGACTGAGATTTCTACCTAGAAAAATTTAGTGGTCTTACCTTCAAATGATAGGACATATGAAATAAATTAGATCTAAGTAAATCTATTACACCAATACAAAGACATTGAGTTGTTTTTCATAAATTTTCTGAACTGTCTTAGAGGAAGCAGACATGCAATACCGATGAAGCCGAGTCGTTGACGCTTCGGTATGAACCGAGGGCTCAGACCATCTCGTCGCTATGACACATCTTACATGCAAAGCTCTTGAGCAACGACTGATCTATTCAATGTTGTGACAGCAATAAGAGTTGTCAGTATTTCTTCTTTCCTGTACTATAAATACAAACATACACGCTACACTATTTTTGAACAAATTGTAATGGGTGGCCCTCCTTACATCTACAACCAGTGTAATGGATTTGacctcataatttctctactgccTTTGTGTTTATATAGATGCTCGTTTTCCAAACAAATACATCAATGCAGTCACTTTTATATACATCGACTCGTATAATCTTAGTATTTCTGGACTTATCCATCTGGCTTGTTGATACATATGAATAACATTAATATCACATCCATGAGCAAATGAGTGAATGTCATAATGCGGACCAAACGAGCTAGCTGAATAGACGGTAGCAAACCTTGCACCGCAGATAAACGCCTGAGGAGGTGCGCAATGGAATTACATGAAAGGTCAAGATGACCTCACCTACATAAATGTTTCCTTTATTATGTTTATTAATGTATGTATGCCTGCGGAtcctaaaaatatttatatttagtTAAAATGTTTTCCTATGAAGTTTCTATGCTATATAAGAAAGTTGGCATGAAATATTTGAGGGCATATTATGTTTTGCGGGTTACTCGTATAGTTGCATTAGTTCAGAACAAGTGTTTGTATCTATAATAAATATAGCATATTCGTCTAAATTCAATTAACCAGAAATAAGTATCATTAAGGATTATAAATAAGATAGGTGCGCATGGGACCGCCTAAGAGACGCGCCAAGGGCGCGTCCCTACCACTAGTGAATGTCAATATGGCACCGTTTGGTGGCAGGAATGGGTTCGGACTTTTGAGGCACTTGTTTTGCTAATTTGGTTGCAC
This region includes:
- the LOC123396222 gene encoding uncharacterized protein LOC123396222, translated to MTSNMSEVYNGVFKGVRALPITALIDETWNRTVSYFADRVTVAKALVDLNKTWSEKMQRHLDDKAKKSQRHGCRQVMAEMPQLLNGYHDNHHRCQLFINPNHSVDAGSKKWSTKIAKNCYPIYHDQFELLNDSLITWNPWTEAHIDMVFGSQHMPVECVRDSAFWMTRCNLLYLWFVEPYNPDRVMRQFGLYQDIPPPVPRCIDEETHKMSNMGRSGVDWNAENIEWINQWNNEALQNIVPQQRTYDATTTEAYYNWYRMSTRTRLTSEPPTMPTHPTHMEQLQRRMDTSSAYYRDSAIDICTQVQAMAREGMRAQGIDPKGRSFFKKISEFVSTRFTRCGTENDVVTAAYNIPEPRSARPSAAPSSSMRWGEGPNTTPTLPRHDSSLPIHGQASQVNAPDLGSTPEQTHFVEQDAYTAYGAHTQGSQPYLATRGIRMPEENRWAETSEGAQSYNSGQLEVPTGPTNSTTHPSFIGVGYLNGQETEYKYDAL